From the Thamnophis elegans isolate rThaEle1 chromosome 16, rThaEle1.pri, whole genome shotgun sequence genome, the window AAAACggaattagtcctttcacaagctcCATTAGTTTGAGGATGGTAGGTGGAGCTTAGGCCCTGGGCAGAGCCTATCAACTTCAAaaattccttccaaaataaggaggtaaattggacccCTCTATCAGAGATGATGCGGTCCGGTACACCatgtagaccagtggtagtcaatctggtccctaccgcccacttgtgggcgttccagctttcatggtgggcggtaggggttttgtctgatactgaagcactttcctttttttaatttaattaaaaattactttataaatcaccattactgtagaactggtgggtggttagaaaactTTACTACTAAcaaagatacaaaagtgggcggtaggtataaaaaggttgactacccctgatgtagATGATATACATGCGTAATGAACAATTTGGCCAAGGATTTAGCcgatgggatcttggaacaaggaataaaatgaacctgtttggaaaacaagtccgGAACGACCCAAATCACAGTATTTCCCTGACTCTCCAgtaattcaacaatgaagtccatagatatTTCTTTCCAAGGTGCCTCAGGACAGGGCACGCCTTGGAGCAGACCCTGGGGTTTTCCTGGCGGTCGTTTCGCGACAGCACAtgtggggcaactggccacataagactcaatgtGCTTCTTTAATGAGAgccaccaaaactgtcttttaatgagatgcaggGTCGTTACAAAGCCAAAATGGCCAGCCATGCGTGAATCGTGGGCACGTTGAAGAACCAGAGTTCTAATGGTCGCAGGAACATACAGTTTAGCACCTATCCAAGCCAGACCATCCTTTATGGTACACTCATTTGAATGTTGGTTAAACCATTCATCAGACTCAAGGCCCACCTTGAGTTTAGAAACGAGGTCCTTTGTGACTTCCAAATTGGTACTGTTCTGGCTTCTGGTAACCAACGGAGCAGCGAGGCTTTTCGCTAGGATGACTGGGTGGACCACACTTAGTTTTGAGCTGTTATATTGAGGAAGTcgggataaagcatcagccataaagttcttcccccctgggatatactttaaagtgaaattgaaaatattgaaatgttgtgcccatctcatttgtttgggggataatTTCCAGGGAGTCTTTAATGCCTCcaagtttttatgatcagtccacacctcaaatgggtgtttagctccctcccaaaaatgtcGCCAGGTCATTAAGGCCCAcctgactgcaaaagcctccttttcccatatagcccatggTCTCTCCGTCTCAGTTAGCAATACCGCCGccactgcaacatcactagcatccgcctggaccacaaatggcgaatccatgtctgggtgttttaaaACTGGTTCAGCAGCAAACAGTCACTTTAATTTCTCGAatgcagcttgacactccatagtccaattcaacGGTTCGCCTGGTCTAGGTTTGGCCTCCCCCCTTGATTTTAGGAGGTTCGTATTTGGGAGGGCAATTCTGGCGAACGAAGGAATAAACTGACGAtaaaaattagcaaaacccaaaaaactttgcaattgtttgcgggtgcggggggggcgcccattcagtgacagcttggacctttgctgggtccatctctatgcgattgtgggagatgcgatatcccaggtaatcaaccttctcctgataAAATTCGCATTTAGACAATTTAGCACATAGTTTTGCAGCTCGGAGTTTTTTAAGCACTGAGTGGACTaacttcacgtgttcttcatgtgtttccgtgtaaataaggatatcatcaagatagaccatcaagcctttgtagaggtggtcatgcaaaacctcattaattaattgcatgaaaacagctggcgccccctgtagcCCAAATGGCAGCACGcagaattgaaaacaaccaagagggcagttgaacacagttttccactcatctccctctttaattctgactctgtaataggCCTCTCGCAGGTCTAATTTTATGAAAAATTTTCCTTTACCTaactgggccagcatgtccttcgtAACGGGTAGAGGTTCTGGACACAACCGCGTTAAGGTTCTTATAATTAACACATAagcgaaaggagccatctttcttttctttgacagGAGCACCCACCCAGGGCCTAGCAGGCTCAATGACTCCCCTCTGTAAttttttgtcaataaatttccTTAATTCACTTATTTCCccaggggtcattgaataaatttgaGGTTTTGGGAGTTTCACTCCAgggagaatatcaatgctgcagTCAGTGGCACGgtgtgagggtaatttatcagaagacttTTCACTGAacacatctttcaggtcccagtactcttttgggattttctcctccccctcaattttttcttgcccTCTGGCTGCCAGGTTGGGGTCTGCATTATTCAGTTTGGGAacccctccttctctttcaggGGGCGTAACAAACCGGATGTGTAACCAACCCTTCCTCCAATTTATGTGTGGGTTCCTTTTACGCAGCCAAAGCAATCCTAATATAAGAGGCCGGTTCATTCCTGGGgccacaataaaacttattgtctcttggtgggttcccatccagATATCAATTGGCTCAATCacaaaatgagcagggctccCCCCCTCAATTGAACCATCCAACTGGCAAAAAGTAATTTGGACTTTTAGAGTTTTAAGTTTTAAGCTGAGTTTTTCTATATCCGGGCTAACAATGCAGCGTGTGGGCCAGCATTTTTTCTtgtgcgccagaagagggcaccctTAGCTCAACTGGAATAATCATGGCCCCCCACCGGGAACATACCAGGTGTCCGTCATCAGAATCGGTTTCGCTTTCATCCGAAGAGGAGGGTGAATCATCCTTCCTTTCAGCAGGGCGGAACTGTTGAGATGGTTCCTCTCCCTTCATGGCAGTTTCCCTCCTCTTGCTGGGAGGTTTTTCcagctttttctctctccaagGAGGGGGCTTTGGGGTCATCTTGGTGTGGCAATTTGTGGCCCGATGCTCCTCCTTCCCACAGTGGAAACAGATGAAGGGTTTTGGTTTGCTTGGAGACCCACCTTTCCCTCTTTTTGGGGCTCTAGAGTGGGGTTTGGCAGGCATAGGTTTCTCGCTTTCACTATCCTCCTGGTAATTATCTCTGGCTAAGTCAATCTCCACATCTGCAGCCACTTCATACCACGGTTGCAGTCTACGGGGGGCCCTCCTGTTTACGCAGtgctgatatatttttttgtttaacCCATCGGTGAAGTGGTGTAATAATGCTTCTTCGGACCAACCCCTCATAAAGGCTGATAGTTCACAAAATTCTTGTATATATTCAGCTACTGGTCTCTTCCTTGGGTGAGagttttaaatttaattcttgcTTTACGCTCTGTGAGTGGATCATCAAAGCGCTTTCTCAGGGCGGCCATAAATCTATTATAGTCCCTCAGCAGGGGGGAATCAGCATTATACAAGCCCACCATCCATGCCGCTGCCTTATTTTCCAACGCCATAGTAATCACTCTTACCTTGGCTTCATCATTATGCAGTTCGTCCCTgtacatttgcatataattccatacTTGGACGACAAAAAATCCTAGGTCCTTTGATTCCCCCCCCAAATTTCACACTTGGGGGAGGAACTTTAGCCATCCGGCGTCTGCAGGGGGCTCATCTGCGGATGTTTCTAACTGCAGTAACTGGGGTCGGAGCTGGGTCATCTTGCTCAGTTCCACCTTCAGCCCTACCAGCTTCTCTCGGGTCAAACAAAGCCTCCTCTGTTTCATGGAGATCGGCTTCCCTCTCTAGTCCACTCTCATGGGCTCGGCACCTCTCCCAAGCCCCTTCAAAGAGTTTCATTGCCTGGGACATCATAAGATTCTCCTCTTTGGATTCCCGCCAGTCAGCCGCGGGTTGTCTCGGTGTCCTCATAGTAATTCCAGCCAGAGGTTCTTCGAGGTcatctttctgtcccactccccacgTCCATCTGGGCCGAATGGATCATTCTTCCAAATGCAGGCCAGCCATTTGCTCCATCTCTAAAGGGCAGGAGGATGCAGTTGCTCCCATGTCTTCTTCTTGATCGCTGCCTTGGTGGGACATCTTTTAGGATTTGGGTGCACTCCACTCGGAAGGTGTCAACTCCGGGATGGTTGCGAGAAAAGATCCTGCttaatgtcagggctgcttcaattaataaccaagaaagaaaccactcaactccattttgcagaattaagagtacttttactagtTATAAGTaaatagtagctaagcaaagcaggatctgagACAAAAGCATgtgcatagatatcaatatgtgacccattcccctcccctttttaacccccagcccatagtccaaaccaattactccacaggtgtcatgtgggagatatcttccaaaatcatcatcaggttggtatgccggacagttggccttggggggaaactcctctccctgccacatgcGCATTAGctggtgagaacaactcctttcttacagtctctcctgcacagaatatttcccacacccaaataccatgtccccccccccccatttcaatggcagccgaaaagcaagaagcaaaacagaggctgacatcagctaagtgtgtgagggggggggggagaaaggaaaggaaaagaaaggaaaggaggaaaggaaaggaggatagaCTGATTAGATGCAGTGGCTGTTTCTCCTGGCATCGGAAAATGGGAGTTTCACCTGGCTGTCCTATGCACAAGGTGACGTGCCAACACTGAaccaaagggaaggagaaaaggagaaaggaaaggaaggaaggaaaggaagaaaggaaaggaagggaggaaaggtgaaaggaaaaaaaggagggaaggaagtgaggaaaggaaaggtaaggaaagggaaaaggaaaggagggggaaggaaaggggaaaagaaaggagagggaaggaaaggaggaaaggagaaaggaaaggaggaaaggagaggagaggaggaaagggaaaaggaaaggagaaaggacacACAGTATTCTGGGAGCATACTGGCTGGAGAAAATTCTGGTAATTGTCCACATACCTTAAAATCTTCTAACACTGAGAAATATTGCAGTAGTGGAGAGACTGCAAGTTCTGTGCTGTGCTAGGTTTCTTTAAACAGTGGGGTGAGGCTGATTAGATGCAGTGGCCGTTTCCCCTGGCATCGGAAAATGGGAGTTTCACCTGGCTGTCCTTTGTACAAGGCACCGTGCCAACACTGAGCCAAAGGGTGAACTCTCTGTTAACGTAGGGACTGCCAGGAGGCAGAGGTCCCGTGACCAGTTGCTCTGCCATTGGCATCGGCACACACCTGCTCCTAATAACCCCTGTGAGGAAAACACATCGGTTGTCTTGAGCTTGGAATCCAGTGGGTTGGGGTTGATCAGAAAAGGTGAGACCACCTGAGTTTTTGCTGTGGTTGGCATCGgtaccagggctgggtttcaaccggttcgcaccggtccctgcgatccggttggtcgccgaacccggaagtaagtaacttccgggaacggcgaagcccccccccccgcgcccgcgcgtgcccgcacacccgcgcccgctccttacccggttttttttaatttcgcgctttccacgcatgcgcagaacgcctgcgcaatcctccaggagcagctggagcatcgcacagatgctaatacgcatgcgcgcgccgcgtgcgtgcacgcgcgcaccacgtgcgtgcgcgaggatgctGCGTGCATGCGCGCGCGCGCCGCGTCCATGCGTgcggacgccgccggcctcgttccaaccgatccggttggaacggggcgagaaacccacccctgattggtaCACACCTGCTCCTAATAACCCCTGTGAGGAAAACGCATCGGTTGTCTTGAGCTTGGAATCCAGTGGGTTGGTCAGAAAAAGTGAGACTACCTGAGTTTTTGCTGTGGCAGATTAACACAGCTCCTGCCCTCTACAAGAAGCATGAAGTGGTTGTGGGCAAGACTGGACGAATCCCCAGAGATAAACCAAGGACTAATAATTCTGCACTGCTGCTAAGAGAAAACACAAAGCTCTTCATGAAGTCACCAGGAATTGTGGAACAtggatgcatgcgcatgcatgcccaTGTCTCTGTTTTCCTCTGACTCTTCATTACTGGATCGCACCTTTGTCAGGTTTTTCCCTGAAGCGAGGGGATAAACCTGAATCTTGCAAGCCTCAGCAATTGTAAGGGgtgtggtggacttcaactcccaggattccccagcctgCATTCTGGGTGGGAGTCAAAATGCCTCCCCCATCTTAAAGCAGAAAAACACGGATGAAAGTGGAGCTCCATCTAGAATGAAATTCTGGACATCCTCGTCCGATGGATCTCGTTCTGCTTGATTCTGTGACGCTTGTCAATTCCCAACGTCTTGTTTTGAgaataaggttgagaaacagagtCTTAGAGGGACAACACCCTTGTCAAGTGGGCTAGGCTGGGACGAACGACTGGGCCAAAGTTTCCCAGGATGTTTCTGCAGCTGATGGGAGACTTGAACCTGGCTCTCCCCAGCTTCCCTGCTGGACCACTCTGTagaccagggatggctaacctttttgtcatgctGAAAGCTctaatgcaatgcgtgtgtgaCACACAGACCATCGTGCCCcgtcccctgcgcatgcacgtatGGCACCCCATGGTCCACCCACCCCAACGCATGCGCGTGTGACCACCTGTGCTCCCGTCTCCCAGCGCATATGTGCATTGTAAAGTTTCCTAACAATGCCTGATTCATAGTAAGCGACTCAATATTGTagtccaaaaagcagtgatttattaacaacTTCGTAAGGCATTTCTTTTCCGCAgccatttctttgttttcttcatctgcttctaaacctaaccctaacccttaacctaaccctaaccctaaccctaaacctaacccttacctttatgtgaatcggcttgctttaaaagcgctttttaaagcgcccttttttctctgcggtcgttgttgttgcgctgctgatgacgtcagtggcgcgctttaatcgggcgtgctttagtggaccgcagttttgtcgtgccatgggaGAAAAGACTTGTAATATTGCTAATTTGGACACACGGTTTAGAAATAATCCCGCCGAGCAAAGAACCTGGTATCCTCCTTTTGGCTCTACAATGCAGGCAGCTTTTAAAATCACAGCCAATAATTTTAGACTCTTATTTCTAAATACGACTTTTGGGAAGATGgacaccttttcccctcccttcacCCAGCCTTCCCATGCCTTTGGGGTATTTCTGTTTTCTTGTCTTCCAGCAACTTCCTAATATAAATTTCCATTATTGTGGAGGCAACAAGCTAAGAGGATTTTgtgggggctttttttttttttttgcaattgtgtAAAGAGACAGTTTACCGTCAGGAACATTATTTATCACCAGCAGGTGACATCGCTGAGAAACTGTCTATTGAAGGGAAATGGTTTAACTCTCTCCAGTGTGGAGTTTAACAGAAGCAGCTGAAAGAAACACGGACAGACGCTGGAAATATTTCACAGCTCTGAAATCACAcattgtcgtccccccccccggagggatTTTGAGAGTCCACTTACTCTTGGACGTTGTAAAGGAAAAAGAAGTTGTAACTGGTTGGATGATCAGCGGGCCAGTGTGGGGAATCTTCCCGGCCTCCGCATCACGCCCAGCAACCTGGGTCACCTTCGCATGGACGACGAGGCCCAGGAACCTGCCGATGATTTCTTCAACATGCTGATGAAGTGCCAGGTGAGTTTGTTGCCCTTTCTACCACTGGTGGGAAATTCTAATAGTAAACGGGAGGAAAATTCAACCTCTGCCAAACTTCACAAGGCGCTTCTCTCGTTCACAGGCCTTCATGTTCCCTGGATGAGGGTAGACCTCTTTTAGGGTTAACGCTTTGGCCTTGGGGCGAAGGTCCAAGGTTTAGCCACGGGGTTCATTGGGGGATTTTAAAACCACTTTCTTGCAGCTAGATCTATCTCGCAGGCTttagaatggaataatagaaaatgaatggaCAAAgatgtccaatatcttctttaaaacttccagtgttggagcacccacaacttctggaggcaagttgttccactgatgaattgttctcactgtcaggaaatttctcctggatctagactgcttctctccttgattagtttcttgttGAGGTGGAGATGAAATGAGGAGGGGGAAGGATACCCCCTGACATAGGCCATTTTCaacaaagcaggatataaatgcaGTAATGAAATAAACAACATAACCGGAGCAGTCTGGCCCAGTTTGTGAGAAGTTGTGGCTAACGTCTTTATCTAGCATCGGGCAAATCTTAGCTTTTGGGGGAACGTAAGAGGTGTGATGCCAGTCCAGAAGCCCCAGGGACTAAGCACAGTATGGGTGACCCTGTCCTCCACTTGGGGAGCCAAGCAGGAGGGTTCAATCCTTTTCCCACTGCAGGGAAAGATCTTGAGAGTGTATGGCTTCCCCTGCTAAAGTCAGCTTTAGCACATCAAACACTTGGCTGTCCTCTAAAATTAGATTACAATCCCTCCTGCTTTCTTGTGCTTTCTCAAGCTGAGCAAGATGCTCAGTGCCGTATGTGGGGTTCTTCCTGTTTCACGCTGAAGTCCTCTGACAGCCCTGCAAAGCTGGCTGGCAAGGAAGTCCTGCCTAGTGGAGCAACTGAACAGAAGAACCTGGTTTGGTGGCCCTCCTCTAAAGTCATGAACTTacgtttttttcctttgttttctgccAGGGTGGGTTTGAGTTAAATCAACCCCTATTAAATCAATCactatttaaatcactagtaaaaaggcttgatttaaatcaaactgacttaaatcataatatttaaaaagcaactgtcatctctgtcccgcagctGCTCCTCCCCTGACCCTCTGTTGATTCACCAAccgtcccattcac encodes:
- the LOC116519349 gene encoding G-protein-signaling modulator 1-like is translated as MGEKTCNIANLDTRFRNNPAEQRTWDFESPLTLGRCKGKRSCNWLDDQRASVGNLPGLRITPSNLGHLRMDDEAQEPADDFFNMLMKCQSSRLEDQCCAPPHSAPRGPTVPDEDFFSLIQRVQAKRMDEQRVDLASGEEDQAED